AGAAGCTCCCGGCGCTACGGGAGTCCGGATCGTCCTCGACCAGCAGCATCCCCTTGGAGCGGCGAATCCCCCGTACAGCCTCGTAGACCTCGAGCGGCGCAGGCCGGGCATCGCCGAAGTGCTGCTTCAGATCGGCATAGGTCAAATTGGGCCGCCCCTCCGGGCTAAGTCGAAACCGAACCGCCGTGACGATATAGCGATTGCGGTGCGTGCTATTGAAGAGGCTCTGGCGGTAGGCAAATCGACATTCGGAGTTGGCAAAGGAAACCGTCGCAAGCGTCTCGAGATCCAAAGCGGTCACCCGGGCGATCGTCTGGGCGACCTCCTGCCCATAAGCCCCGACGTTCTGCACCGGCGTCCCCCCGGCCAGCCCGGGAATCCCCGCGAGGCACTCGACGCCGCTATATCCCAGTTCGCAGGCCCCACGCACAAAGGAGTCCCACTCGGTTCCGGCGGCGACCTCATGCAACTCCCCGTCCACCACCGTATCGCCAGCAAGGCCAAGGTGAATCACCAGGCCGGGATACCCCTCATCCGCGACCAGCAGATTGGAGCCGCCGCCAAGCAAAAAGCTGGGTAGCCCCTCGGCGCGAGCAAAGCCGAGGGCTTCGATTAACTCCGCATAAGTTGTGACGCGCGTGTAAAAACGGGCCGGGCCGCCGATGCGAAGCGTGGTGTAGGGAGCAAGGGAGACGTTGCGTTCAAGGTGCACGGCTCAAGAGTACGGCAGCGACGGCCCAAAGTGATACCCACCTGCACCACAATGAAACAGTACTCGAAAGAGTACCGCCAGGACGAAGCCACTTCACCATCCCGGCCCTTTTCCGTCTACCATAGGGGAGAATGTCAAGCATGGCTCACTTCCTCCCCGCCCGCTACCTTCGCAGAACGATTCTGCTTGCGCTCGTGTGCACCTTCGTCCTGCACTCCCCGCTGTCGGCGCAGGACGGCTTCAAGACCGAGACCCAGAGCGGCAACGCCGAGCGCATACGGGTTGCGGTCGCCAACTTCAAGCCCGGCTCTGCCGACCCGGCCAATGGGTCACTGAAGCAGACCTTCGACACCACGCTCTTCGCCGACCTGACCAACGCGGGCATCTTCGATATCGTCTCGAAGTCCCTGGCCCCGAATGTGACGCCGGGTTCGCCGAACGAGATGAGCCTGGGCCAGTGGGGCGCGCCGCCCTCGGCCGCGGCCATGGTGGCCTTCGGCGCTCTGGGCGTCAACGGCGGCAGGCTGGCAGTCAACGGCTACCTCTTCGACGTGAAGAACACGCAGTTCCCGCAGGTGCTGGCCAAGCAGTACGCCGAGGATGCTACCGAGGACAACGCCCGCCAGATCGCCCATCGCTTCGCCGACGAGATCATCTTCCGGCTGGGCGGCGGCGTCCCCGGCATCGCCGAGACGAAGATCTACTATGTCCACGGAGCGGTCGGCGACAAAGAGATCTGGGAGATGGACTACGACGGAGCGAACCAGCACGCCATCACTCACCTGGGCACCATCTCCATCTCGCCCCGCGTCTCTCCGGACAACTCCCGCCTGGCCTTCTCTTCCCTCTCTAAGTACGGCTTCCAGATCAAGATGTACTCGCTGCTGCTGGGTCGCATGGTCAACTTTCCCTCGGCGGACGGCACCAACGTCTCTCCGGCCTGGGCTCCGAACGGTAAGGAGCTGGCCTTCTCCTCCTCGCGCACGGGAGACCCGGAGATTTGGATCTCGGACGTAAACGGCGCGCTGGGACGGCGAGTGACCAGTTTCAAAGGTCCGGATGCCTCCCCGGTCTACAACCCGCGCACCGGCTCGCAGATCGCCTGGATCAGTGGTCGAACGGGCCTGCCTCAGCTTTACGTGATGGATACGGACGGCTCGGCCATCCAGCGCATGACCGACGGCGGATACGTATCGTCGCCCTCCTGGTCGCCCAACGGCCAGTTCCTCGCCTTCGCCTGGAATCGGAAGTACGGCCCGGGCGCACCGGGCGGGCAGGATATCTACGTCATGGAGATCGCCACCAAGCGCTGGATTCAGTTGACGCACGACAGCGGCGAGTGCGATTTCCCGTCGTGGTCGCCGGATGGACGGCACATCGTTTTCTCAAACGACCATAAGATCTGGACTATGCTGGCCGATGGGACAGAGCGGCACGCACTAACGGGCCCCGGGGCGGACATGCCAAACTGGAGTTGGAAGTAGCTGTAAGCAAAACAAGCATCCTATAACTGACACCCTGCGATCGGCGCAACGGTTCGCAGTGACCTGAACAATTTTGAGGCGCGACTTTCGCGCAGGAGTACAACGATGAATATGACGCATCCCAGCCTTCGCAAGGCATTTCTTCTCGCCACCACAGCCGCTGCCCTAACGCTCGCGACCGGCTGCCACAAGAAGGCCAGCGGCATCGACCCGAACAGCCTGGGACCGGCTCCCGCAGCCTCCGCGCCCGCGCCGACCGCTACCCTGACCGCCGATCCCTCAGCCATCGACCTCGGCGGCTCCGTGGTGCTGAACTGGCGGACCACCAATGCCAGCGCCGTGACCATTGAGGGCATCGGCCCGGTGAACGTGAACGGCACCCAGACCGTCTCGCCGTCGAACTCGACCAACTTCCACCTGATCGCCAAGGGCGACGGCGGCACCACCGAGGCCAACGTCCGCGTGACCGTGCGGGTTCCCGTAGCGCCGGTGGCTTCGACCACTGCTGGAGCCGGTGACATGGGTTCGGATGCCGCCTTCCACGCCGCCGTGCAGGACGTCTTCTTCGACTACGACAGCTACGATCTGCGTCCGGATGCCCAGACCAACGCCGCCCAGGCCTCGGCCTACCTGGTGGCTCATCCGAACATCAAGATCATCATCGGCGGCTACTGCGACTCGCGCGGCTCGGCCGAGTACAACCTGGCCCTCGGCGAGAACCGCGCCAACGCGGCCAAGACCGCCCTGGTCAACGCAGGCGTGGCTCCGGGCCGCATCCGCGTGGTCAGCTACGGCAAAGAGAAGCAGTTCTGCACCGAAGAGAACGAGAGCTGCTGGCAGGAGAATCGTCGGGCTCAGTTCTCGCTCGACCGCTAATCAACTCGTTCACTGGACAGGCGCGGCGGCTTCATTCCCGCCGCGCCTATCCGCTTAGCAATGCATTTGATGGAGCAACCTGGGATTGTCCGTTTACCTCCCCAGTGCGCCCCGGAAAGCAGATCGCATGAATCGCGCACTTCGTCTCTCCTCAGCCCTCGTGCTTACCTCGGCCCTGATTCTGGCGCCGAAGCCGGCCTTCGCGGTCAACAAGGATATGATCCAGCTACAGACTCAGGTGCAGCAGCTACAGGATGCCGTGGCTCGCCTGCAACAGTCGAACGACGAGCGCATGGGCGTGCTGAAGGACCTGGTGCAGCAGTCCGCCGACTCGGTCAACCGCATGGGCCTCTCGGTAGACACGTTGCAGAAGCAACTGGCAGCCCGGGAGGGCGCGGACGGCACCAAGATCGACCAGGTCTCCGGACAGATCCAGTCGCTCAACGACTCGCTCGATGAGCTGAAGGCCCGGATGGTCCGGCTTGAGAAGATCATGCAGGATGTGCAGAGCCAGCAGCAGTCGATGAACGCCCCTCAGCCCATCGGCGGCGGCCCCGCTGCGGCTCCGGCTTCGGCACCTCCAGCGGCCATCGACGCTCCCGCGCCTGACGCCACGCGCACCCCTGCCCCCGTGGTCCGCGCGCTCCCCCCTTCGGCCCCCACCAGCGATGCGCCACCGGTAGAGGATCTCTACAAGGCTGCTCTGGGGGACTACATGTCGGCGAAGTACGCCCTCGCCACGTCGGAGTTCGGGGACCTCATCAAGGCCTACCCAGACAACACGCTGTCGGGAAACGCGTGGTACTACCTGGGCGAGATGGAGTATCGCGCGGGGCGGTACGCGGTCGCGGCAAAAAACTACGACCACGTCATTGAGCAGTTCCCCGATAACAACAAGGTTCCGGCGGCTCACCTGCACAAGAGCTCGGCGCTGATGCAGTTGAAGCAGAACGACGCGGGCATCCGGGAGATGCGGACGCTGATCCAGCGCTTCCCCAACTCGCCCGAGGCCATGCAGGCCCGTTCCCGCCTGAACGGCATGGGTGTCCCCATCCGCCCCCGAGCATGATCCCGTCTTAGACGCCGCATCATCCGAACGCCCCATTCATCGCGATGAATGGGGCGTTCTCTTTTCACGAAGACCGAAAAACCAACGTCAGAAATCCTAGTTGTGCAGAGCCGCCATAAGCTGCTCGATCCGCGTCCGCTCACTCCCCGTCGGCCCAAGCAGCGGCAGGCGCGGCAACCCGCCGAAGTAGGCGTTCAGATCGCAGCCAAACTTGATCGCCGCAATACCTTCCGTCCCCTCCATCACGGCAGCCACGGCGCGGAGTCGCTCCTGCTTCTCCGCCGAGAGCGGCAGATCGTCGTCCTTCCACGCCTGAAAGACCTCGTAGCAAGCCTGTGGAGCGCAGGCTCCGAAGCGCGGCACAGCCCCCACTGCTCCGCTCGTAAGCGCATCCAGCATCCCCGCCGTCGAGCCGCCGAGAATCTGGAAGCCAACCCGCTTGGTACGGGTCTTCAGCGCCGGAGCGGCTGGAGCAGCCACCACAGCCGTCCCTCCGCCAAGGCTTTCAGCCGAGACGAAGCTGCCGCCCGTCGTCTGCGGCTTCAACATGCGCCCGGTAGCGGCGGCAAATACCGTGGTGACCGTAACCTCGCGGCTGACCTCACGGGTAGCCTCAACCATCGCGGCCAGCCGATCCCCCACGGCAGCATGGTCGATGACACCGAGAATCGCGGGATGACCAGCCAGTTCGGCGATCATCTCGACAGTGAGTTCCCTGCCTGCCTCGCTCAGCATCACGACCGGCAACAGCGAGCGATCCGCAACCGCCTGAAAGTAAGTGAGGGTTTCGAGTCGGCTCAATGAAAGCGCCGGAGCCGCGACGGCGACCGCATCGTACTCCACCTCAGCCGCCACAGCAGCCAGCTCGAGCGTCGCCGATACACTATTGCGGCCCACGTTCGCCAGCATCACCTTGTGGCTGGCAGCCGCGCCAATAGCGGCCGTAAGCACACTACCCGCCTCCGCATCGGTCAGGCTGGAACCTTCGCCGCTCGTACCCAGCACCAGCAGTCCCGCGACCGGCGTCCGGGAGTAACGCTCCACATTCTGTTCGAGCTTGCGCAGATTCAGGCGGCCGTCGGGATAGAACGGCGTGGTGATAGGCAGATGGATTCCTTCAAGCAGCATGGCTTCTATTCTAAAAGGCCCGGCGGTCAATCAGTCGAACCCCGTCGAATCAGTCAGGAACCTTCCAGCCGACGCCGGTCAGGGCCAGTGCCTTCTTGGCGGTGGCGTTGCCGCTTAGAGCCTCGGCCAACTTGGGATAGACGGCCTGCACCGCGGTCCCCTTGGCCCAGATGGGGGCCTCCTGCATCTCGTACCGATAGACCACCTGCGTCTCGGTGAACCCATCGACCTGCGTGGGCGGCGTCGAGCTGACGATGGCGGTAGCCAGGCGGTGCCCATAACAGAGATGCGCCCCCACGCGCTGGCCGGTATCGGTCATGGTGTAGCGGGTCACATGGATGATCGGCTCCCGGGCCGCCGTAAGGATCTGCGCCCCCACCAGCGCATCGAGCTGCCTGATCTGGAGCGGGTCGCCGGTCTCATAAGGGAACCTGATCGAAGAGTCGAGGAGACAGTCGGGATGATCCGCAAGATAAGCGTTCAGCGCCGCCAAAAAATTCTCCGAGGAGGGCTTCTGCTTGGTGCTGCAGGCAGTGAGGAGGAGTGCGGCGGAGGCAAGAACGATCGGGGTTTTACGCATATCTTTCCTGATAGATGCCCAAACTCATCCCGGAGGCAACCTCAGCCGCGCATAAGTTGATAAACGCGGTGCCCGTTCTCCCAAACGAGCGTGCGGAATAGCTCCGGCGTTGTATTGGCCTTCAGAGTAGTGAGCGTCTCGCGGGCGACGCACTTACCCGCAAGCCGGGCAGCAGCCGGATTCCCAGCCTGGGAGATACCGGCTCCGTGGCCGTCCGCACAGGAGCAGTCGCTGCCGAAGAAGAGCTTGGTGCGATGCCGAGAGAGGAACCCGGCGGTAAAGGATGGATCACGCGTGAGGGCATTGTTGCCGGAGTTGGCGGAGAGGTCGGCGAAGAGGTTGGGGTAGTCGGAGAGCCAGCGATCGGTGATGCCGCCACGGACGATGGGCTTGCGCGGATATGCCTCCTCGTTGCGGTAGTCGGCGCTGACATTGGCCCAGAAAGCGTCGCAGTGGCCCACAAAGGTGGTCTTGGGATAAGCCTTCAAGATCTTGTCGAAGCGCTTGAAGCCGGTGTTGAAGAGGCCCTCGGTAGGGGTATGGGGGACCTCCTGGAAGTGGATGGTGATGGGGACGCCAAGCTCGGCCGCGGCGGCGTAGAGGCGGCGCATCTCGGGGCCGTCGGCCTCGACGTGGTACTTCACCTCTCCAAAACCGTGGGCTCCAGCCTGGACGGCGGCGGTGAGCAGCTTGACGGCATCGGGAGCGCTGACGTCGGTGCTGACAGAGTAGCCGTGGAAGCGCGCAGGCTCCTGCGCCATGAAACGGCGGGCGTCGTCCGCGCTCTGGAGCCGCGTGAGCAGATAGGCGGCCTGGCAGCCGGAGCCGTTCAGATGGGCGAGGTTCGCCGCGAGGGTGGGACGGGGGTGGAAGTGGCAGTCGATGACCGGCGAACCCCACTCCGGGCTCCGTTCATGGCTGGGTGTTTGAGCCCGCAGCAGCCGCATGGCCGCCACCGAGACCATCGAGCCAACGAACGCCCTTCGATTGAATCGCATCGTTCCCGCCTTTGCCTTGCGGCGTTTAAATCGCGCGGAAACTGTACCACTCCATCTGCAGGATGGGGAATCCGGGGAAAGCCGTGTCTTTAAGTTCACATCCCTCCGCATGACGCCTCCCCCCTCATTGGCCTAAACTAGCCACTGGAACTAGCAACTGGGCACCCGCCCGCAGAAGGTCTCTTCATGTCGTCCGCCTCCCCCCTCGCTCAAGACCCCACCGGCTACAACGCCGCCGTCTTCGCCGAAAGCGCCCTTAGCTCCCCCGCCGCGCTCGCTGCGGTCCTCGACCACACCCTCCTCAAGCCCGACGCCACCCGCGACCAGGTACTGGCCCTCTGCGCCGAGGCCGCCGAGCACCGCTTCGCCTGCGCCATGGTCAATCCGACATGGGTGTCGACAGCGGTCCACGCCCTCGAAGGCACCGGCGTTCCCGTCGGCGTCGTCATCGGCTTCCCCCTCGGAGCCACCCTCTCCAGCTCCAAGCGCGACGAGGCCGTCCGCGTCCTCAAGCTGGGCGCGCACGACGTGGATATGGTCCTCAACATCGGCCTGCTCAAGTCCGGAGAAGTCGCGGACTACGAGGCCGTCAAGCAGGATATCCGCGGTGTCGTCGAGCTGGCCCACGCCCAGGGAGCCATCGTCAAGGTCATCCTCGAGACCTGCCTGCTGACCTTCGAGGAGAAGCTCCGCGCCGCCGAGCTGGCCCTCTCCGCCGGGGCCGACTTCCTCAAGACCTCCACCGGCTTCTCCACCGGCGGGGCCACCGTGGACGATATCCAGCTTCTTCGCGGAGCAGCCGGCATCCGCGCCGGGGTCAAGGCTTCGGGCGGCATCCGCTCGCTGGCCGACGCCCGCGCCATGCTCTTCGCCGGAGCCACCCGTATCGGGGCCAGCGCCAGCGTCAAGATCATCGGCGAGCTATCCGGCAACTCGCCCGCCGCTCCAACCTCCAACGGCTACTAAACCGGAGTCATATCTCTTGAAAATAAGAGATATGACTCCTCCAAAGCGCACCTCCCCCTCTGCAAAACCAGGGTCAGCCGCCCTGCGCTCGGGTGACTCTTCCAATACCTCTAGCCTCAAGCCCAGCTTTCTATACCGCACCTCCCTCTCCTTCGTTACTCTGGAAGAAGCGACATCCCCTTACTCATGGCGACAACTCTAAAACCCGGCAAAAAGCAGCCGCCCGAGTCCGCACCGGAGCTGACACCGGAGCACGCCTACGAGGGCGACTACCCTCCTACGGAGAAGAAACCGGCCCTCTTCCACCCCCACGCCGCCGATCCCCACATCCGGCTCGAGCCTCTACAGCTCGACTTCCTCTTCCGCCTCGCCGACGCCCTCAACACCACGCTCGACCTCAACACCCTGATGCACCGCGTGGCCGACCTCGTCCGCGCCGTCATCGACTTCCGCATCTTCGCCATCCTGCTCATCAACGACCGCACCCACGAGCTATGGATGCGCTTCCAGACCGGCCACAGCCCTGAGGTCGAGCGCACCCGCGTCCGACTGGGCCGCGGCATCGTCGGCCAGGCCGCCGTCCAACGCCACTCCATCCTCGTCCCCGACGTCACCCTGGTCGAGAACTACATCCCGGCCAATCCCCTCGTCCGCTCCGAGCTGGCCGTCCCCCTCATCGTCAAGAACAAGGTCATCGGCGTGCTCGATATCGAGTCCGAGGAGGTCGGCTACTTCACCGTCGAGCACCAGCGCCTGCTGGAGCTGACCGCCTCCCGCATGGCCATCGCGGTTGAGAACGCCCGCCTCTACACCCGCGTCTCGCGCCAGGCCCAGACGCTGACGGTGCTACAGGAGATCTCCCGCGACATCACCAGCATCCTCGACCCCGACGACCTGCTCGAGCGCATCGGCTCGCTGATGAAGCGCGTCATCGACTTCCATATGTTCACCATCCTGCTCTGGAACCCGCGCACCGAGCAGTACGAGCACCGCTTCAGCACCCGTTACGGCGAGCGCGTCACCCGCCAGCGCACCATTCTGCCCGGCGAAGGCATCATCGGCACTGCCGCGCTCGAGCGCACGCCCATCCTCTCGCCCGACGTGCGCAAGGACCCGCGCTACCGCAACGAGAATCCCGAGACCCGCTCCGAGCTGGCCGCGCCGCTGCTCTACAAGGGCAACGTCATCGGCGTCATCGACCTTGAGCACACGCGCGTCAACTACTACAACGAGGACCACCAGCGCACCCTCACCACGCTGGCCGCGCAGGTTGCCATCTCCATCGCCAACGCGCGGCTCTACCAGCGGCTGGCCGAAGAAGAGCACCGCATGGAGCGCGACCTCGACATGGCCCGCGAGGTCCAGCTTCGTCTGCTCCCCAGCGCCCCGCCGCGCCCCGCCCACGCCGAGATCGCCGCCAGCTTCCAGCCCGCTCGCTCCATCGGCGGCGACCTCTACGACTTCCTCGACTACGGCCCCGCTACCAGCCTCGACGCCGACTCGCAGAGCCTGGCCAACCCCATTCTGCTTCCGGCTGATGCTCCGGCTCCCATGCGCACCACGCTAGCCATCGGCGACGTCTCCGGCAAAGCCGCACCCGCCGCTCTTTACGCCGCGCTGGTCAGCGGCATCCTGCGCTCACTGACGCCCCAGCGCCTGCTGCCCTCCGCCCTGCTCAAGGCACTGAACGACGCATTGCAGGAGCGCAAGCTCGACTCCCAGTACGTCACCATGCTCATCGCGCTGTGGAACGACGCCGACCGCACCCTCCGCGTAGCCAACGCCGGATCGGTGCAACCGCTCCACGTCACCCGCGGCAACTCCGCCACAGACGCGCTCGAGATCCGCACCATCTGCGCCGAGGGATTTCCGCTGGGACTCTTCCCTGGAGCTACCTACGACGAGCTGACGATCCAGACCCAGCCCGGCGACCTGCTGGTCTTCTTCTCGGACGGCATCGTCGACGCCACCAACGGCCACGGCGAGATGTTCTCGAGCGAGCGCTTGGCCACGCTGCTGGCGCACCACCCCACCGCACACCAGAGTGCCCAGCAGGCCGTCGACGCCATATTGGAAGCAGTCCACACTTTCCGCGCAGGCACCGAGCACTTCGACGACGAGACCATCGTGGTCCTCAAGGTCACCTAGCCACACGCGTAGCGTCCAAGACCGCACGAAGTGCCGCCCGCCCGGCGCAAGAGCTCACTTGCTACTGCATATTTGTCGTCATTCAGGAGCGAAGAGGAGGAATGACGAACAAAAACAGGCAACAGTAAATGCGCAGTGTCTCGAGGTATGTCTTGACGGCAAAATACCAAGGTTTCTTGAGTAGTGCCTCAGTTTGAAATTGCAGTCCAAACAATCGCGCAGTTGGGGTCTAGCAACCGCTTTGCGGTTTGATCTGCGATCTGCTGAGCTTTTTCAACTGTTGGCCAGATACCAGCCCCATTGAACCCTCTATCCCCAGCGCCCGTATCCCGCACCATAAGGCCAATTCCGTCGTTCCAATTTCCCACCTTGAAATCGAACGCACCCAATGATGTTTCGGCGTGACCAGTCATCAGCACTTTATGCATGGCATTAGTTTGCCAGAACCTCTATTCCCGCGTAACTCAAGTCGTTGATCTGATGATGCTGGTTGCCGTTATCTCGTTCTGCATTGCCCAATTCAAAGCAGAGGAGCTGGGGATTTTTGCTTCCCCAACCCACCCCATCAATTCCCGCAAAGCTCCTTGAGATGGCTGAAGAACTCCGGAAACGAGATCCCGGCAGCCTCAGCCCCGTCAATCTCCGTCTCCCCTTCAGCCCGCAGAGCAGCAATGGCAAAGGCCATCGCAATCCGGTGATCGGAGCCCGAATCAATCGTGGCCCCATGCAGCTTCTGCCCGCCGGGAATATCCAGACCATCCTCATGCTCAGTGAAGGTCGCCCCCATAGCCCGCAGGTTACGCGCCACCAAGTCGATGCGGTCCGACTCCTTGACCCGCAGCTCCTTCGCATCGCGAATCAAAATCCCATGCTGGGTATAAGGAGCAATCGCAGCCAGCACCGGCAGCTCATCGATCAACTGAGCCGTCAGCGCACCCGATATCTCAAGCTGCCCCTTAGTGACAGGCGCACCCGTGTTCACCTGGATCGTCCCCATCAGCTCGCCGTGCTTCTCTTCCACATTGAGCACGCGGATCTTGCCGCCGAGCAGCGTCACCACATCGAGCAGCGCCGAGCGCGTCGGGTTCATCCCTAGCGAGTCCAGAATCAGGTTTGCATCGGGAAAGAGCAGCGCCGCGCACAGGAAAAACGCAGCCGAAGAGAGATCCCCCGGAACCGTCGCCTCGATAGCCGTGAGCTTCTGCCCCCCGGCGATAAAGAGCCGATCATCCTTACGCGTAAGCGTGGCCCCAAAGGCCCGCAGCGCGTGCTCGGAGTGGTCGCGCGTCCGGATCGACTCGGCCAGCGAGGTCGTTCCCTCAGCCTGAAATCCGGCGAAGAGAACCGCCGTCTTCACCTGCGCGCTGGGGATCGGCGTCTCAAAATCAATCGCCTTCAGAGGCCCACCGTGAATCGTGATCGGCGCATGGCCCTCCACCAGATCCATCTTCGCCCCCATCGCCGAGAGCGGCTTGCGAATCCGCTCCATCGGCCGCAGCGTCAGCGAGTGATCGCCGATCAGCGTAAAGGTGTGCGGGTGCGGCGCGATCAGGCCAGAGAGCATCCGCATCGTCGAGCCGGAGTTGCCGCAGTCGAGCGCCACGGTCGGCTGATGGAACTGCCCGCCGGTGCCCGTGACTTCAATGTGAGTGCCCTTGTCTTCGACCTTAGCCCCCAGCGCGGCCATGCAGGCCAGCGAGCTGTGCGGATCGGCTCCGGTGGAGAAGTTCGAGAGACGCGTGGTGCCCTCGGCGAGGCCGGCGAGCATAGCGTAGCGGTGAGAGATGGACTTGTCGCCGGGAAGAAGCAGCGAGCCTTGCAGGGTGCGTGCGGGACGGACGATCTGGGTTGCCATTGCTTCTATTCTAGGCGACGCGTTCAGGAAAATCTCAAGACCAAAGCATGACTACTTTTATCGGCACGTATCTTCACATCTTGTAGCGACCGGTATCTTCATCATTTAAGTTCTCCAGCCACCGCCGCAGCTCATCTGCATTCACGTTCGTGCCGGTCTCATTGGCGCTCTGCCGCGACCGCTCCAGCACACGCCGACTCACATAGATCGGGCAGTCCCAACGCAGCGCCATCGCAATCGCATCGGAGGGACGCGCATCGAGCGTCACCAGCTCTTCTTCCTGCAGCATCCAGATCGTCGCAAAGAACGTGTCCTCCCGCAGGTCCGAGACCACCACCTTGGTCACCGTCGCGTTCAGCCCGCGCGCCAGGTTCCGCAGCAGATCATGCGTCATCGGCCGCGGCGTCGTCGTCTTCTCCAACTCCAGCGCAATCGCATTGGCCTCGAAGACCCCGACCCAGATCGGCAGCACCGTATCGCCCGCAATATCCTTCAGCACGACGATCGGCATATTCGTCACCGGGTCCAGCATCAACCCGCGAATCTGAACCTCGATCTCGGACTCTGGAATCACCGCGCTCATATAGCCTCGGCCAGCAGGCTGTTGGGGAAGGTCTGGGTCACGCGCACGGTCTGGTAGCTGCCGAGCGCCGGAAAGATCAACTGCGACGTGGTGAAGTTGACGGTCTTGTTCTGGCTGCTGCGTCCCACCACCTGGTTCCGCTGGCGGTTATGGCCTTCGACCATCACCTCCATCACCTCGCCCAGATGCCGTTCGTAGTTCACCCGCTGAATCTCCC
This is a stretch of genomic DNA from Granulicella sp. WH15. It encodes these proteins:
- a CDS encoding SpoIIE family protein phosphatase yields the protein MATTLKPGKKQPPESAPELTPEHAYEGDYPPTEKKPALFHPHAADPHIRLEPLQLDFLFRLADALNTTLDLNTLMHRVADLVRAVIDFRIFAILLINDRTHELWMRFQTGHSPEVERTRVRLGRGIVGQAAVQRHSILVPDVTLVENYIPANPLVRSELAVPLIVKNKVIGVLDIESEEVGYFTVEHQRLLELTASRMAIAVENARLYTRVSRQAQTLTVLQEISRDITSILDPDDLLERIGSLMKRVIDFHMFTILLWNPRTEQYEHRFSTRYGERVTRQRTILPGEGIIGTAALERTPILSPDVRKDPRYRNENPETRSELAAPLLYKGNVIGVIDLEHTRVNYYNEDHQRTLTTLAAQVAISIANARLYQRLAEEEHRMERDLDMAREVQLRLLPSAPPRPAHAEIAASFQPARSIGGDLYDFLDYGPATSLDADSQSLANPILLPADAPAPMRTTLAIGDVSGKAAPAALYAALVSGILRSLTPQRLLPSALLKALNDALQERKLDSQYVTMLIALWNDADRTLRVANAGSVQPLHVTRGNSATDALEIRTICAEGFPLGLFPGATYDELTIQTQPGDLLVFFSDGIVDATNGHGEMFSSERLATLLAHHPTAHQSAQQAVDAILEAVHTFRAGTEHFDDETIVVLKVT
- the aroA gene encoding 3-phosphoshikimate 1-carboxyvinyltransferase, with amino-acid sequence MATQIVRPARTLQGSLLLPGDKSISHRYAMLAGLAEGTTRLSNFSTGADPHSSLACMAALGAKVEDKGTHIEVTGTGGQFHQPTVALDCGNSGSTMRMLSGLIAPHPHTFTLIGDHSLTLRPMERIRKPLSAMGAKMDLVEGHAPITIHGGPLKAIDFETPIPSAQVKTAVLFAGFQAEGTTSLAESIRTRDHSEHALRAFGATLTRKDDRLFIAGGQKLTAIEATVPGDLSSAAFFLCAALLFPDANLILDSLGMNPTRSALLDVVTLLGGKIRVLNVEEKHGELMGTIQVNTGAPVTKGQLEISGALTAQLIDELPVLAAIAPYTQHGILIRDAKELRVKESDRIDLVARNLRAMGATFTEHEDGLDIPGGQKLHGATIDSGSDHRIAMAFAIAALRAEGETEIDGAEAAGISFPEFFSHLKELCGN
- a CDS encoding bifunctional nuclease family protein, giving the protein MSAVIPESEIEVQIRGLMLDPVTNMPIVVLKDIAGDTVLPIWVGVFEANAIALELEKTTTPRPMTHDLLRNLARGLNATVTKVVVSDLREDTFFATIWMLQEEELVTLDARPSDAIAMALRWDCPIYVSRRVLERSRQSANETGTNVNADELRRWLENLNDEDTGRYKM